A stretch of the Theileria equi strain WA chromosome 1, complete sequence genome encodes the following:
- a CDS encoding signal peptide-containing protein (encoded by transcript BEWA_028410A) — translation MRVLTFLYLTFLYQLCEGAGNGKKVEDSKGTVTKADDSTKQAEATEVNTELLDVLSISKVEDALGEMNELLERVKRESAVAQNGPDDKAISRHHAPELPTGPLQDEPDKSL, via the coding sequence ATGAGGGTTCTTACCTTCTTATACCTCACCTTTTTGTATCAGCTTTGCGAGGGAGCTGGAAATGGCAAGAAGGTGGAGGATTCCAAAGGTACTGTGACGAAAGCTGATGATTCTACTAAGCAAGCTGAAGCTACAGAGGTTAATACAGAACTACTCGATGTTCTGAGTATTAGCAAGGTTGAAGACGCTCTTGGTGAAATGAATGAGCTCCTAGAGAGAGTTAAAAGAGAGTCTGCTGTTGCTCAGAATGGGCCTGATGACAAGGCAATCTCAAGGCATCATGCCCCTGAACTTCCGACTGGTCCTCTACAAGACGAGCCAGACAAGAGTCTTTAA